A stretch of DNA from Pseudoliparis swirei isolate HS2019 ecotype Mariana Trench unplaced genomic scaffold, NWPU_hadal_v1 hadal_174, whole genome shotgun sequence:
GCTTACCCGCCATCATCGGTGTCCAGAGGAAAGATCCACGGCGTAAATAACTTCTCAATCTTACTGTGGATGTCCTGCAGAGCTGTGAAAGGGAAAGACGAGTGTCACTTTCAAGGATCGCGGTCCTCAGCGTGCGCAGACAATCGGCGGTTACCTTTCATAATCTTGCCGCTGCCCACCGGCTCTCTGGCGCCGCCGCCGAGCTGCAGGTCGATGAGACGACCAGCCAGATGCTCCCAGAAGGAAACCACCTCCCCGATGTAGGGAGTCCAGGCCGAGTAGAGGCCGAAACTACGGAGGTCTGGCTTACTGAGACGACTCCGCAGGAAGTAGTCACTCAGCCAGATGACCGTCTCATCCACCTGTTGGAAAGCAATGAATCCACTCAGCCTTGGATAAATAATGAATGTCTGAGCATCCTATGATATATGATTACATAAtatagtgagacagacaggatcGCATTACCACAGTTACCTGCTGAGGGGAGAGGCCGATGGAGGGCCTGTGGGAAGAAGCTCGGGAGGCGACGGCACGGCCAGCGATGTCACGGGCGTCGAGTTCAGTTTTGCTTTtcgtattatgggatggaggtgAGCAGCCCAGCAGCCGCAGAGTCACCTTCCAGCAATCAGGATTCAGCAACTGGTCGGAGGAGCCTGGTGAGTTTAGAAATGCCGTTGTTGGTCAAAGACGTTGCAAACCAAACACCTAAATCCAAtattcttgaaataaaaatactataAAAAAGATTTTTAGATCTCTGATATTTAACTTGTGGCTTCATTTGATCTCACGAGGACCTAAACGCTGTCTCATAAATGTACACATGTGTGACGAGCTGATTCAGTAGCTTGATGGAATGATTCAGACAATTTTACTTtcgttaataaataaataaatctctttttttgGTATAGATGAGTAGGAGGCATCCTTCAGAAGGACTAATGTGTTTTGATGAATCATTTGAATGAGCAACAAGAGAAGAGGTCGAATGGCTCGATACGGATTACCAGCCAACAGTTTACATAAAGTAGTTTGCAGTCCAAtgctctctctcaatctctctccctttcactctcttcctttctcactctctctctttcactcactGGTCATAAGCAGACGCAGACAGTCACTGTAGTGATCGGGAAAGCGGTGGCGTAGAATCCAGGTCCAGTGTTTGGTGAACAGGTGAGACGGCGTGAGGAGTTCTGGCTCGGGGTCTCGGCCGCAGACGCAGAGCGCTCCGTGGACCAGCTCCAGCAAACGGGTCCGCTCAGCAAACACGGGGTGGGCTTCACTCAGCCACTGAGACAAGTCAAACTGGACAGAGAGAGGTCCGAGTGGTTCACTGTGACTACTGCTTTAGGCATGCATCAAAAGTCTTCACTGTGTTGCGTCCGTGTCAAAGCCCACCTTGGTGAGCAGCATGAAGATGACATCAGCACTGTCCAGGTGTAACGACGTCACGACGTCTTGGTAGAGAAAGACGAGCTGACCGGGTGCTGCATTGGGCGTGAAGAAGGGGGAAAGGAGTGAGCAGAGATGCCTCTGCTCCAGGATCGTCTCCAGGACACGACCACACTCCTCTGCATTTCCCTGGATGAACACCTGGACACAGGACGACAGCAGGAAGCAGTTCAAGCAAGTTTCATTCCTTTAAGGAGGAaaggccctgctgagactccgcccactgctgagactccgcccactgctcctctcttcctccacctgatggacggtggaggtctggatggtggaatatgccgactaccaactcttcatccactctgtcatcttcattgtgttgttcctgtgttttaatgtgtgtgtaatgattccttctggtcacatgacatctatgacacctgtccatcctggagagggatcctcctctgttctctcctcaagggttctgaccttttaccctgaagggttgtttgggagttgttcctgatcccatgtgaggtcaaaggtcaaaggtcagggatgtctatgtgtacagattgtaaaacactctgagggggatttgtaatttgtgaaaatgggctctacaaataaactgaattgaattaaaatgaacCTGCTCCGATTAGCAATCAAAaactgccatgtgtgtgtgtgtgtgtgtgtgtgtgtgcatgcgcacCTGTCCCAGTATCTCCACACACGATGACAGGTACTGCCGTGTTGGGGGATGCCGCAGTGTGTCTTCACACACAAAGGAGACCACCTGGTAGAAGGCAGACACCCCAACATGCTGCACGGCCGACGACTTCTGGGCCTTCTGCATATTCACCAGAGCCCTGAGCACAAAACATGCAGCAGTCAAAATGAATCGTGATGTCGTGcatgttttcttctcttctttaaaTCAGCTCCCTTTGTTTAGACTGACGTAATGAAGTTCTCCGTGTGGACAGCAGCCTGGGCCAGGctttgagggggaggagccatggCGTCGGCTTGAAGCTTCTTGACATCCCGACGTAGTGACGTTATCTGAGTCTGCACCGCCTCCTGCCtctggacacactcacactgcacCAGATACGGAGAGCACGAGCAATACATTAATATAGAACAGcaaaaacatgaatatatatatataaatacatatatataaatatatatatatgaatacatatatataaaaataaaaatatatataaatcaaaatatatatatatgaatatatataaatatgaaaatatatatatatgaatatataaatatgaatatatatattcatatatatatactgtattcaaAATGTGGCTAGTGGCTGGTTGAGTGCTCTTACAGTGACAGTGATGTTTGCGGGTCCCTGGCACGGCTGCCCACCCTTCCCTTTACACTCCAGGGCCATGGTGACTTGCTCTGGTTGGTTCTTGTACAGTAGAGGAAGGCTTTCCAGCAGCTCCTGCTCCATCGCCACCTGCTGGACTTCACGTGCAACTGCAACCCTAACACCAAGATGAACAAGCGTTTCATGATCACAGTGTAACTTTGTGATCTTTTTGTTTTGATGTGCGGTTTATTCGAGTACAAACAGCTGTGTGCATTTCTGTGAATGCACGTGTTCCCCTGATGATGagtaaatgttttaatgtgtgtatgaactctgtgtacctggcctGCTCCTGCAGGATGCTCAGGTCCGCCTGCAGCAGTTCAGTAGCAGCTTTAGAGTCAGTAAGGCAGGTGGTGGGGACTTCAGCTAATGGCGCCTTCCGCTGCCGCAGCTCTGGAGCTGGACGGGGGACTGGATGCTTCTGCAGGTTGGAGAGGATACGATCCCTTGCTGCACAGAGAGACATAAAAGCACAAAATGGAAACTAGtaactcccccaaaaaattaattaaatggttCAGCCTGATGTTGACCATTGAGGTGAACAATGTTTGGATCAATACCATTGTTGAGGCTGGTGTAGTCAGTGAAGCCGGGGTGTTGAACTTGCAAGAAGATCGGCTCACTCTGCACCTTCtcccacagagacaggacctCTCGCTCGTCATACAGCAGGCGCTCCTGGTCCAAATACTCCAGCCACAGCTCCTACAGCAAAACACGGCAAATTAAAATGCAAGAGTTTCACAACGTGCCACTCCACAATGACGGTCCACAAGCCTGTTACAATTACTGTACCACATAATTCACATTacaaaatgcaaacacacaaagataAACCCACCTGCTGCCGCTGCATGACCTGTGCCAGTCTGTGTGGTTCATACTTGGGAGGAAGAGCGGGGAGGTACACTTCCTGCTTCTGCAGAGTCTCATCATCCAACCATACGGCAAATACACCAAACAACCTGCATGCAACCAATGAGCAGAGGTCTGAGAGCCTGTTACCACACTCATGGCTGCTCCTACTGGCCAGATAGCAAGGAGGAATGGATTTTGAGTGAACAGCTCAGTGACCTACCTGACCAGCTCCGTGTGGAGCCGAGGCGAGGTGAGgaaaggggggcgggggtttTCGGGGCTGTCGTCGCTCTGGCTGTCTGATGAAGGGGTGTGTGCTGGGGGCACCCTGAGCGCCTGGCTGGCAGCATGGTGGAAGTCAGACACCTCCTGTATTCTGTGTCTCAGGTCTCTGAGTAAAGCAGCCTGAGAAGAGGCCTGGAAGAACCTCCTGCCGATGCATCCACCTGCAGCCAGCCTGACGGAGAACACGGCGAGAGACGAGCTGGCTTCACGGGGATTCTGAGTTACTCCTGGTTTCTCTGGCTAGGGatagcactgtgtgtgtgagcagcataCCCGTACTCAGGTCCTGGTTGTCGGAAGTACAGCTGGAGAAACTTCTGCCACAccaggggaaggagagggtGGTCTAGAGGCGTGGCTAAGGCCTGACACGCCCAGCGGTACACCTGCAGTCGCTGCAGAGATGGTGCCACCGGCATCTTCAGCCTCTGCTGGGCATTCTGgctcagacacagacacacggttAGCACAGCTACGCACAGCAGGAGGCCGAGAAACACTCGGCGGCCTTGGAAGAACGATGTTTAGGTTTAGTTACAACTCATCTCACAGATATTGGATTACGCTGATGAGCTGATCAGCTAGCATTCAAAACTATTCTTCTACCTCTTAATACAGTTTATAATTGACTCTGCCACTTCATTCTCGCCTGTCCCTTCATAACCCACGTTGGACACTGTGTGGCGCTCTAGTGAACGCTGGTGTGACGGGCCTTTTCGACATGTCATTGCAGGTGTAATTAATATCATGAATTACGTCCTTGCTCTATTTAGACCCTGCATGTTGGCTTACTGGAATAGTTGTGACATACTAAATATAACAGGACTATACTAACGTGTATTGATTACACTTGTGTGTTTACATTGCGATGATATGTCGTGTTTTCTAGTCTCAGACAAGATTCAAGGTCCTTTTATTACTATTGCTGGCTTTGAAAAGTTTTTAAAAGCCAATAACGGATGAAACGGTGTCGGGTTTGAAAGCAGTTTTTTCCGCTGACAGCATTGACTTCTGGACGAGTGTAAAGCGGCGGCTCTGCGTACCTTTAGGGCTTGTTCTGGGGAGACGTTGGGCTCGGACAGGAGCTCCTGTTCAACACAGCGTCTCAGCTGAGATTCCTCCTCAAACACGCCCTCCATATTCAGCACCTGCCAGGCAAACCAGACCTACAAACACAGGCAGCACATGGCAGGAATGAGGACTTCACGAAGACGAGGCGCATGTCTTTGGTGCTTCAGAGGCCCTTACCTCGGCACTCAGGGACTGGCCCTCGATGAAGGAGGGCGTGGCGTTTCCAGCAATCCAgctgaccagagaggagagcagaccTCGTTCTCCATGGTCACCCAAGGCATTCTGCAGGAGGTTAAAACAGCTGTTGTTGGTTCACTGTGCCGACTCACTGGTCTCAGCTCACTGGACTTTCCTGATGGAAACATTTTACTGGGGATTCATCGTTCAAGTCCACTTTCAGAATGTCTCATGATCAGTTCTATCACAGTATCAACTACAACTCATAGGTTAAAggggaaaaaggttcagcatctcacacacacacacacagtcccctGCTCTTACTGTAATGTGCAGCCCATTCATGTAGATGTAATATTAATCTTTAACATGTTACTGTTTGCAGTCCTAAACTCAGCATCTGCACTTCTGAGCTCTAAAGAGTCCAGACATGAAGCGTATATCATGACGGAGGAAGTACCTTGTGCTCTTGGTACAGATGTTTCTGCACACATTCCTCCTGATTGCGTTTGAATGCCGCGCAGCAGAGCTGGTCCATGAGGAACAGGACGGTTTTGTCCCGGTACCACAGGTTCTGCCGAGTCAAGATCCTCACCCAGAAGTCCAGCACTGCTGCGGCTCCGACCCGGCCGGGCTGGGAGCTCTCCACCACGTGGCtctggaacacacacagaatTACACATGCTCTCTTTGTGAAAGATGCATGGGATGCATCCTTCCTTCAGCTGCTGgctgcaacacactgcagcagatcaccaacacactacacactgcagcagatcactaacacactacacactgcagcagatcactaacacactacacactgcagcagatcactaacacactacacactgcagcagatcactaacacactacacactgcagCAGATCACTAACACACTACAGGAGATCactaacacactacacactgcaggagatcaCTAACACACTACAGCAGATCactaacacactacacactgcagcagatcactaacacactacacactgcaggagatcactaacacactacacactgcaggagatcactaacacactacacactgcaggagatcactaacacactacacactacacactgcaggagatcactaacacactacacactgcaggagatcaCTGAGATCCTGGAAAACttagcactttactttattttccccctgtatatttagtatttagtatttagttttttagtatcgtgttgtgttttatatttatttattttcattgatgctctgatttttgaaatgtccccactgtgagacaaataaaggaatatcatatatgggaaaaactttaaaatacaagccatcatttgtatattttgtgtgtgcttttcatatatttatgtttacaaATCTTGAGGAAAAGTTTAGAGATTAAAAACTATTTGTGTATCATTCAGTTGATCTTGTGCACACGGGAGCAGCATTGTTCCCGTGTGACATTGTAGTGCCGATCCCTTTGATGTGAGTGACGCCTGCTGACAACAACGTAAAGACTTCAGTCGGTTTCTGTGCCATCACATCTTTACAATAACAGCTCGTGGTGACGGACCTGGATGACACTGTTCAGATGTCGGACAACGTCTCCGTAGTTGGTTCCTGTGAGCAGCGGTGCGACCCGGTGCGTGAGCTGCTGCGTGACCCCCTGAGGACACACGCTGTCGTACTGCAAGAACAACTGGACACAACTTACAAACCTGCATCAACAGAGGGAGGTACCGTTTAGCTGGTGGAAATAAGGTGGCTGCTACAATAGCTCCATGACGTGTGTGATGGATGCTTCTCACTGAGAGTTGTTCAGCAGGTAGAAGCTGAGCGGGTAGGTCGGGGGGAGGATGTTGTCCAGAAGATGCACCGCCGCTCTCAGGTGGCGAGATTGGATGAGACTCTTCAACAACTCGACTCCATCAGTGCAAAAGTGTTCAAGACTAGAAACACGCAAGAAAAAGATCTCAATTCAAATTCCATGTAGAAATCAACCACTCATATTAGGCAGCgcgtaggtacacacacacacacctatggcCCACTGTCGTCATGGCAATGGACAGGTAGCATCCAATAGGGATGCCTGCTTTTACCGCCCTGATAAcagagtgcatgctgggagagtGGGTAAGCTCTGGAGGTGGGTTGGACGCCAAAGCGGGGACCGACCAGGCTCCTTTAGGGTTCTGTGCGTTGCCATGGAGTTTCAGCCTTAGCAACAATTGCCAAGCCCATTGGCTAAAGGATGCTTCAGGAGAAACGCCCAGACGGAGGACACTGGCCAGGTAGGACACCTGCAGGGAGAGgggcagagagcgagagatgaaCCACACGCCATGCTGCATGGTACTCGACACctgcgaggaggagaggcgcaGCACCTGTTTGATTCCCTCTGATATGAGGCCACTGTACGGTTTGTCAGTGAGGTACTTCTGATAGGCTTCAGCAACCAGCAGAGCCACTTCACTGTGGAGCGACGGCGACAAGGCCAAGGAGCCAtcctgaggaggagacgggtttACCGACAATCGCACTCGTGATATCGGCACACGTACTTTCCCCACGGGTCAGCGGTACCTGTGTGAAACCCCAGTTGAGGCCCTCCAGAATGACGCAAGCCAGCCGGTTCTCCACAGCAGACAGAGGGTGTTGGAGCAGCCAGGCTCCGGTCACACACATCTCCTCTGGCCGCGGCCGCCACAGGCTCAACGGCAGCTCTTTGCACAAGTAGAGGGCCACCTAGCACACACCAGAACCCACATGTTCACACGGACCGGACCACGTCGGAGCTGAACCACAAATACGATGTCTTCCTCTCAAAGTGGACAACAGCATGCAGTGAAGTCTTTATGGAATAACAACACCAACCATTCCTACAGTTTGGATggtctctctcagcctctccagGAGCACAGAGATAACATAGGGATGGGCTGTTGCTATGGCAGCCAACAACTCCCTCCCCACCTTAGAGTACGTTTCTCTGGTCGTCACACTGACATAAGACACCTGGAGCAAAGACAAGAGATGTAGAAGAACAAGGTCCTGCATGTTGTCCAACAAAGGTGGATTAGAAAGGTCCTCTATATGAAACACAGAATATAGTATCTGAGTATTTAGTAGCGATGTTTGACATCTTTACTGTTTACATCCCTCTTCAAGTGTCTTCCTTGTGCACTCATACCTGGTACATCAGCAGCGTGATGGCTGTGATGAAGGCGGGGTCAGAGTGCTGAGTGGGCATGGCCATGTGTGCCAGTGCGGTGAGCAGAGCGACGCCATCAGAGCTGTTCACTTCACAGAGCCAGCGCTCAAACCTCTCTTGGTGTTCTGGTTCTGCAGCGGACGCATACAAATGTAATATCACGGCGGCAATTATCAACATCAGACTGAGAAGAATGACGTGGTTATAAAATCCCAACGCAGTAGATCTACCAAGTGTCTTGGAAATTGAGATGTGTGCAGTTCAGTACCTCTGAGAGCCTGAATGCAGGAGCGCGTGTCAGCAGCAGCGCCGAGTGTTCCCGGTTCTGCCGTCTCTGCACACTGCATAACATAAAGGACCCTCCACAGCATCGAGCTGGACAGAGTCCCGTATGGCATCTCTGACATGAACAACCAAATCCCCAACCTGTAAGAGACCcagaaaacaaatgtaaactCTGATAAACAAATGATTCCcagtaagagccaaatgcatgatttcatttgttataataatttagtatAAAaagatttaaccctcctgttacctttacatgtactaacatattttaccctcggggtcgatttgaccacagcaattaaaacctccagaaaatatttagaattaatattgtttcccaagtttaagtgtgaggtactttatgtttgtttgttgactacctaaatagccctttaaataaataataaagttgatatttcttagatgtttgacagtgaaaaacagcctggggtcaaattgaccccaaagaacaccgacgttaaacattgaatggggtcaaattgacccgaaaggtaacaggagggtcaaaaaggtaactgaagataaatctttttcattatgatttgaaagaatgtttaggttaacatatataatttagtattgtatttaaaagctgaatAACTTGTCAgaatgtaagcttccaatcagatgacgtcacgtcaggaTAACAGCTGCGTGTGGGACTGTCAGTCGGGATTTGAGCTCAGatgttggaagcgacatagttCTTTGACCGTGTGAACATGTAACTCTACGTTTTCTcgtaaacattttttatggaAGAACTACTTGTctcactcgcgtgtcaattaatagtTTCTAAGACTGAACTCAAAATTGTTGTACAGAAGACCCAGAACTATCCGGAGTGCCACTACACCAGTTCAAATGGAACCGTGAAGCCAATTGCTCACCGCTTGTTTCTGAGTACATGTAACACGGCTCTCAGGAAGAGGTTGTCATATTCCAGCTGCAGTTGGTCCAAAGACAACAAGTGTGCTTGAGAGCTGGATCCACCAGTTACACTCATATACTGGGCCCAGTGGTCACTGACATAGCACACGGTCATTCTGAGGGGGAGAAGAGGAATATTTAATGTTGACTCCTGACTGTGTAGTCTGTATGTTAGCGGTGCACTGACCGTATGATGTGGCCGATGCGTTTAACCAGCTGTCTGTATCGCGCTCTGTTGTAGGTCTGAAGACCGAGAGCCAGAACCTCAACGAGCGAGGAGGCAAAAGCAAACACACGCATCATCTTCTGACTGGAACAGGCCTTGGGTTCATACACACCTGGAAGGAAAGTGGCATGTTAGTTAATTCAGTGAGCGATGCATGCAGCAGACGACAGACAGCCTCTCGCACCCTGCTGGCTCATCCCCAGCATGTGTGCGTAGAGCTGCTGGAACGGGAACTGGGTCAGCAGGGAGATCAGATCCTCCTCACAGAGCAGCAGCCAGCTGCTTTCTGGGTCCTCGTCCTCAACACAGAGAAAAGAAATGCAGTTGGAGGCTGAATGACAGAACACATGGAAAACCACAGGGATGCTTCACGACAAATCAGGTTGCCATCGCATATATACCCACAACTGAAATGATCCATCATATGGACTTCGGCCCCGCTTAGATCATTCTTGGTTTTCAAAGTGTTTGTTCGGTCATGGCCCGTTGACACATACCTCCTCCCCCGCTTCATCAACGAGAGTCCAGTTCCCAGACTCCGGTCCGGAAGCTGCCGAGCTCTGGCTCTCACACGGCTTCAGATGTCCCAGAAACTCTGCCCGGTGTCTGAGTGAAACACAGACGCCACCGCCGGTTAGAGACGTTGGGTTGTTAGACCCCGAGGCGTCGTGCAGCGCTCACGGTCAGTGATCAGGAGCTTCAGGGTCTCTGATATTTACCCTGAGGGCGACATTAGGATGGCCAGAGCTTGCATAAAGGGCAGCACTCCGCAGGCGTTCCCCCACACTTGGATCTGAGGCAGACATTGGCAAGACAACTCCAGTCACTCTGTACAACCATCGCCATGACGACACTAAATGATGTCTCCAACTAACCTGAAGGAAGGGTGCGGCCCACTTTCCAACCCCGGCAGGACAGCAGAGAAGATGACCCAGCAGGTACAGGTGCTCTCCTGAGCCTCCCACATGCAGCAGGACTGCCACCTGGAGAAGTGACCAGAACCACGTCAGTAAACAACACAACACCTTGACCGAAGGAACATGGGGCAAGAAAggtggtgcagtgtgtgtgtgtgtaccaatcTCTCCAGCCAGTGATGGATGTCTGTCTGGAACTGAGTGTCGTCCAGGACTCTCCGAGTGAAGCTGAACAGGACACCGATGGCCTCTTTCAAGGGGCTGCCAGAACAATCTGATCACAACAATCGATACTTCACATTAGCATCACGCACGAGAGGCGTGTTGGAGCGGGCGTGTTACGGCCACCCCATGGCATGCAGAATCTAGACGTCTCTCACCTTTCAGGAGACGGTGCAGGTATGATTCCACCTGGAGGCGCGACAGCAGAGCAGTGTACGCGTGCAGCGCCACCTTCTGGTGGAGCAGTTCACGGCGAGCTTCGAGCAGCCTGCTCAGCTCCGCCAGCACACTCTGACTGAACTCCGCCTGCTGGAAGCGGTGGTAGCCACACACCTTGGACTGGTctgcacacacaccctgcaggGAAGGGATTACGTTGATGGCGCCAATGCAGCAGAAGAATACGACTTCATAGTTTTCTCTACACACTGTATTCCTGCTTTTTGTTTGACCCACCTGGAGAGTGAGCTGTTCGTCTCTGAAGCTCCAGAGGCGATTCTGTGTGCTCTTGCAGTCGGAGGACTGGGTATGTAGCAGCGTGTGGGATTGGGTCAGCTGCCTACGACAGCGCCAGTAGTTCTGCAGAAGTTCGGTGAGTTCGTGGTTCTCCTGCCGGGCGAGAGCACAGAACTGGGCGGCACACACTTCAACACCCTCCAGCCAAGCCCGCAAACCTCCAGCGGGCTCCCAAACACTCAGCTGCTCCAGCGAGAAGGGCTGCAGAGAAACACACGAGGTGGCTTCACACGTCAACACACGATAATGATTTCATCACGTACTAAGTTAGCTATTTTCATGTGAAATGTACTGACAGAAATGGTCATTTTTTGCttgtaacttcttttaaatcacttaaaccaatttttatagaacagcttttaagggatctcgtccttttatgcagaactttggttcccctcatttagtttgtctgttttttatttatttggtaaatttatttatttttaaattcaatatatacttttaaatgtaatattggtttcttgctattccacttgttttgctttgactctctgtggagcactttgcaaacattgtttttaaaggtgctatataaataaagttattattattattgttcaaTGTAAAATTGCATTAGAAAATGAACTTATTTGACTACAAATCAGTTTATGACATAATAATTAAGAATGAATTATTATAATGTGCTACCTTTTAGAGGTTGTAATATTGATTCAGAGGAACGACATTTATAAGAGCcacaaagtgtgtttttagtagatttaag
This window harbors:
- the epg5 gene encoding ectopic P granules protein 5 homolog isoform X2; amino-acid sequence: MEAARPKKTRAKTRGTHQLARKQKQAEEDQRAGAPSSEAPASSEAPASGFTDVPLSLPYEEPVPERPSEATARPPVLPCETRQTSSPQTLSTSALTETAPPSESNREEEEAGGAGLKVAAQTAEFEDDAQSWSRPWVSTLFQISNAPSAPALYPSLPTLDEGSAMQLCEEAVKNSETGPAVLALPEQESSPPSLQLVDSVVELSRSKLYPELPKTAPEIQPFSLEQLSVWEPAGGLRAWLEGVEVCAAQFCALARQENHELTELLQNYWRCRRQLTQSHTLLHTQSSDCKSTQNRLWSFRDEQLTLQGVCADQSKVCGYHRFQQAEFSQSVLAELSRLLEARRELLHQKVALHAYTALLSRLQVESYLHRLLKDCSGSPLKEAIGVLFSFTRRVLDDTQFQTDIHHWLERLVAVLLHVGGSGEHLYLLGHLLCCPAGVGKWAAPFLQIQVWGNACGVLPFMQALAILMSPSGHRAEFLGHLKPCESQSSAASGPESGNWTLVDEAGEEDEDPESSWLLLCEEDLISLLTQFPFQQLYAHMLGMSQQGVYEPKACSSQKMMRVFAFASSLVEVLALGLQTYNRARYRQLVKRIGHIIRMTVCYVSDHWAQYMSVTGGSSSQAHLLSLDQLQLEYDNLFLRAVLHVLRNKRLGIWLFMSEMPYGTLSSSMLWRVLYVMQCAETAEPGTLGAAADTRSCIQALREPEHQERFERWLCEVNSSDGVALLTALAHMAMPTQHSDPAFITAITLLMYQVSYVSVTTRETYSKVGRELLAAIATAHPYVISVLLERLRETIQTVGMVALYLCKELPLSLWRPRPEEMCVTGAWLLQHPLSAVENRLACVILEGLNWGFTQDGSLALSPSLHSEVALLVAEAYQKYLTDKPYSGLISEGIKQVSYLASVLRLGVSPEASFSQWAWQLLLRLKLHGNAQNPKGAWSVPALASNPPPELTHSPSMHSVIRAVKAGIPIGCYLSIAMTTVGHSLEHFCTDGVELLKSLIQSRHLRAAVHLLDNILPPTYPLSFYLLNNSQFVSCVQLFLQYDSVCPQGVTQQLTHRVAPLLTGTNYGDVVRHLNSVIQSHVVESSQPGRVGAAAVLDFWVRILTRQNLWYRDKTVLFLMDQLCCAAFKRNQEECVQKHLYQEHKNALGDHGERGLLSSLVSWIAGNATPSFIEGQSLSAEVWFAWQVLNMEGVFEEESQLRRCVEQELLSEPNVSPEQALKNAQQRLKMPVAPSLQRLQVYRWACQALATPLDHPLLPLVWQKFLQLYFRQPGPEYGLAAGGCIGRRFFQASSQAALLRDLRHRIQEVSDFHHAASQALRVPPAHTPSSDSQSDDSPENPRPPFLTSPRLHTELVRLFGVFAVWLDDETLQKQEVYLPALPPKYEPHRLAQVMQRQQELWLEYLDQERLLYDEREVLSLWEKVQSEPIFLQVQHPGFTDYTSLNNARDRILSNLQKHPVPRPAPELRQRKAPLAEVPTTCLTDSKAATELLQADLSILQEQARVAVAREVQQVAMEQELLESLPLLYKNQPEQVTMALECKGKGGQPCQGPANITVTCECVQRQEAVQTQITSLRRDVKKLQADAMAPPPQSLAQAAVHTENFITALVNMQKAQKSSAVQHVGVSAFYQVVSFVCEDTLRHPPTRQYLSSCVEILGQVFIQGNAEECGRVLETILEQRHLCSLLSPFFTPNAAPGQLVFLYQDVVTSLHLDSADVIFMLLTKFDLSQWLSEAHPVFAERTRLLELVHGALCVCGRDPEPELLTPSHLFTKHWTWILRHRFPDHYSDCLRLLMTSSSDQLLNPDCWKVTLRLLGCSPPSHNTKSKTELDARDIAGRAVASRASSHRPSIGLSPQQVDETVIWLSDYFLRSRLSKPDLRSFGLYSAWTPYIGEVVSFWEHLAGRLIDLQLGGGAREPVGSGKIMKALQDIHSKIEKLFTPWIFPLDTDDGGLRCFPWLEADAGAAGRLVGLYAHLTAALHLRFRDRVLPGQRGALWLCVMHYCESCTSPHTPEHLLYLYHTHLRRLPWRQLHPDTQLMEQLFNVERGSPKSCFLFLGEVLCKVNWVSVLSDHLQTPPTLTAYPTLQDAGAQKESHTMLVYLLYMLVFLAKEEQILSQPDSPLLSLLVQSTSLPWHQLDLSSYQGILGYVGAHYPPSLLLSADSALQLLLKCLRRAAGLQPLPQEVPHREETLKAAVHVCWCVRSLAALEQSGGIGLSGLEAQLESLLESVVTFNPPETGLEQRHMAFCRLFGDALALLNGVGVSTGEALAARVVAWLDRKGRGFPILPLLTACSRCLASVRHMTRIMEACITAYFNHAGEESVGWGPVLASLQVPELTVDDFLSESQSGGSFLTLYAFILQRLNSEYTAANERRTLGLINTWTNQVFPSGPGDEAKLFLWWHKALSLSAEHLKPQAGPTDVSGVVMGLLRLQTRLLQLGEERLNSGLLGAIGLGKRSPVSNRFRVVVRSLGAFMSVQMPSESELRLQPSSDLQLSEKAQQMLGVLEAMPSNKQYAELGESVNKAVQFIRYPGHCLGDGPRLLALLANLLYPDLRYLHIIR